From a region of the Procambarus clarkii isolate CNS0578487 chromosome 18, FALCON_Pclarkii_2.0, whole genome shotgun sequence genome:
- the LOC138366089 gene encoding glutamine-rich protein 2-like has product MEEEEEKREKRGISDEEISDGILRSIMVVKEADACGRVVKEADACGRVVKEADACGRAVKEADACGRVVKEADACGRVVKEADACGRVVKEADACGRVVKEVDVRGRVVKEADACGRVVKEADACGRVVKEADACGRVVKEADACGRVVKEVDVRGRVVKEADACGRVVKEVDVRGRVVKEANACGRVVKEVDVRGRVVKEANACGRVVKEADVRGRVVKEAVVRGRVVKKADVRERVVKEADVRGRVVKEADACGKVVKEVDVRGIVVREVDVRGRAVKEADAYGRVVKEADACGRVMRESDVRERVVKEADVRGRDVKKADVRGRVVKEADACGRVMRESDVRGRVVKEADACGRVMRESDRLAESQVLELMVECQVLVKPQVLEDLIFEHQVLVEQMEERPVLEEHHKFG; this is encoded by the exons ggttgtgaaggaaGCGGatgcttgtgggagggttgtgaaggaaGCGGatgcttgtgggagggttgtgaaggaaGCAGATGCTTGTGGGAGGGCTGTGAAGGAAGCGGatgcttgtgggagggttgtgaaggaagcagatgcttgtgggagggttgtgaaggaagcagatgcttgtgggagggttgtgaaggaagcagatgcttgtgggagggttgtgaaggaaGTGGATGttcgtgggagggttgtgaaggaaGCGGatgcttgtgggagggttgtgaaggaagcagatgcttgtgggagggttgtgaaggaagcagatgcttgtgggagggttgtgaaggaaGCGGatgcttgtgggagggttgtgaaggaaGTGGATGttcgtgggagggttgtgaaggaaGCGGatgcttgtgggagggttgtgaaggaaGTGGATGttcgtgggagggttgtgaaggaaGCGAatgcttgtgggagggttgtgaaggaaGTGGATGttcgtgggagggttgtgaaggaaGCGAatgcttgtgggagggttgtgaaggaaGCGGATGttcgtgggagggttgtgaaggaaGCGGTTGttcgtgggagggttgtgaaaaaAGCAGATGTTCGTGAGAGGGTTGTGAAGGAAGCGGATGttcgtgggagggttgtgaaggaaGCGGATgcttgtgggaaggttgtgaaggaagTGGATGTTCGTGGGATTGTTGTGAGGGAAGTGGATGTTCGTGGGAGGGCTGTGAAGGAAGCAGATGCttatgggagggttgtgaaggaaGCAGATGCTTGTGGGAGGGTTATGAGGGAATCGGATGTTCGTGAGAGGGTTGTGAAGGAAGCGGATGTTCGTGGGAGGGATGTGAAGAAAGCAGATGttcgtgggagggttgtgaaggaaGCGGATGCTTGTGGGAGGGTTATGAGGGAATCGGATGttcgtgggagggttgtgaaagaAGCGGATGCTTGTGGGAGGGTTATGAGGGAATCGGAT AGACTAGCAGAAAGTCAGGTGTTAGAGCTTATGGTAGAGTGTCAGGTGTTGGTAAAGCCTCAGGTGTTGGAAGATCTCATATTTGAGCATCAGGTGTTGGTAGAGCAGATGGAAGAACGTCCGGTGTTGGAAGAGCATCATAAGTTTGGCTAA